In Balnearium lithotrophicum, the sequence ATATGAAGAGCGAGGAAAACAAAAAGCTTCTCCTTGAAACGTTGGAAAATGAGCTCAAGAAAGATAGGGCAAGAACAAAAATTGTGAGCATGTCAGACTTAGGCCTCGTTGAAATGACGAGGAAGCGGGTAAAAATGAGTCTGGGAAAAACGCTTACCACTACATGCCCCTATTGTGAGGGAAAAGGTAGAGTGAAATCCCCGGAAACTGTAGCCTTTGAGGTGGAGAGAGAGGTCCTATTCCTTCTAAAGAGAAAGAGCAACATTAATCTGATAAGAATTTACGTTCATCCTTTAGTTTCTGAAAAATTGGAAAACGATGAGAAGGAAATATTTGACAAAATTTCAGAAACTTTTGGAGTTGAAATGAGAATAGTACCTGTAGAAAGCTACCACATTGAGAAGTTTACAGTTGCCCACTGCTGATATAATTCAGAGGGAGGAGTTTAAGTATGAAGAGGGTAATTACCTGTCTTTTTCTAATAGTTTTCATTACCTCTTGTGAGAGGATACCAAGAACCTCTCAGGAGCAGTACAGGAAAGGGATAAAAGCAGCCCTTGAAGAGGACTGGGGAAAGAGCTCCACTCTCCTTGAAAAGGCTTTAGAGGGGGAACTTCCTCCAAAGGAAAAGGAGATTGCAAAATTAACCCTTGCTGATGCCTACTTTAACGAGGGAAATTACGAAAATGCAGCGCTGAACTACGAGGAATTTTTGGAGCTCTATCCTGCATCCCCAAAAGCAAAGGATGCTCTCTTTAGGCTTGGTGTATGTTACCTCAATCTAATAAAGGGTCCACAGTGGGATGTTGAATTTGCCCAGAGGGCTTACAGAACATTTAAGAAATTTATGGAAAACTACCCCGATGACCCCCGTGTGGAAAAGGCAAGAGAGTATAGGAAACTGGCAAAAAAGGTACTGGCGGAGCATGAAGTTTATATAGCCGGGACCTACGATATGTTAAGAAAATTTACAGCCTCGATACAGAGATATAGAAAGGTAAAAGAAAAGTTTTCCGATGTTGAACCTATGGATAGAATCGAATATCTAATTGGAAGGGCATACTACTATACTCCCATTCAATCGAAGGAAGAGATTGACAGGTTAAAAAGGAGTCTAAAACAGGAAAGGGGAAGGTTGAAAAGTAGTGACCCCGAGGAAAAAAAGGTTGCAGAGAATAGAATAAAACTAATAGAAAAGGATATAGAGGACTGGAAGGAAACCGGGAGAAAGAACAGGGAAATCGGGAAGGGAATTTTGAGAAAAGTTAAAAAAAACTATCCAAACTCAAAGTATGCTAAGAAGGCGGAGGAGATTCTCTCAGGAAAGAAACACTTAGAGGTTGAACCTGTTGAGAACCCTATAAAACACTCAATCTGGTGGAAAATAAAGGAAACGCTTTAGGGAGGTAAATTGGAAAGTTTAGAGAAGTTGAAAATAGCCCTAAAAAAAGCTCTTGATAAGAAGGCAGAAGAACCAATAGTTCTTGACTTAAGGGAATTAACGTCCCTTGCAGATTTCTTTCTGATACTTACAGCTAACTCTGACGTTCATGCAAGAACAATAGCCGATGAAATTAAAAAAGAATTGAAGGAAAGGGGAGTTAACCCTATAAATGTTGAAGGTTACGACAATGCCAATTGGATACTCCTTGACTACGGAGATGTTGTAGTTCACATATTTAAACCTGAAATTAGGGAGCTCTACAACTTGGAGTCCCTCTGGATGGATGCTCCAAGAATAAACGTTGAGGAACTTTTATCTGAAGAAACCGTTCAATGAAAATAAGACTGTTGGCTGTAGGAAGAATAGCTCCATTCCTGAGAGAAGCTCAGGAACATTACATTAGGAAAATTCGCAATCTCGAGTTAATTGAAGTTAAAAAGGGAAAATCGGTCGAAGAGGAAGGAAAAAGATTAGAGGAAAAAATCAAAGGCTTTTTAGTTATTTTGGACGAGAGGGGAAAGGAACTAACCTCGAGGGAATTTTCGGGGCTCCTACTAAGAAATTCGTACATAACCTTTGTGGTTGGAGGCGCCGACGGAATTTCTGAAAATCTTAAGAAAAGAGGAAACTTTATACTTTCCCTGTCAAAACTGACACTACAGCACGATATAGCAAGGTTGGTTTTACTCGAACAGATTTACAGAGGATTGGAGATTATAAGAGGTTCACCATACCACAGGGATTAATAAGTGGCGGGGACGACGGGACTCGAACCCGCGACCTCCGGCGTGACAGGCCGGCGTTCTAACCAGAACTGAACTACGTCCCCTAAAGTGGTGGGCGGAACAGGGATCGAACCTGTGACCTCCAGCTTGTAAGGCTGGCGCTCTCCCAGCTGAGCTATCCGCCCAATCGGTGTTTTGGAAATATAGGCTACATTGATTTTATTGTCAAGAGGGTGTTGTTTGTGTTGTTGTTGAAGTTCAGAAAGAAGGTGGACACCCTAAAATAAGATT encodes:
- the rsfS gene encoding ribosome silencing factor is translated as MESLEKLKIALKKALDKKAEEPIVLDLRELTSLADFFLILTANSDVHARTIADEIKKELKERGVNPINVEGYDNANWILLDYGDVVVHIFKPEIRELYNLESLWMDAPRINVEELLSEETVQ
- a CDS encoding 23S rRNA (pseudouridine(1915)-N(3))-methyltransferase RlmH, which translates into the protein MKIRLLAVGRIAPFLREAQEHYIRKIRNLELIEVKKGKSVEEEGKRLEEKIKGFLVILDERGKELTSREFSGLLLRNSYITFVVGGADGISENLKKRGNFILSLSKLTLQHDIARLVLLEQIYRGLEIIRGSPYHRD
- a CDS encoding outer membrane protein assembly factor BamD encodes the protein MKRVITCLFLIVFITSCERIPRTSQEQYRKGIKAALEEDWGKSSTLLEKALEGELPPKEKEIAKLTLADAYFNEGNYENAALNYEEFLELYPASPKAKDALFRLGVCYLNLIKGPQWDVEFAQRAYRTFKKFMENYPDDPRVEKAREYRKLAKKVLAEHEVYIAGTYDMLRKFTASIQRYRKVKEKFSDVEPMDRIEYLIGRAYYYTPIQSKEEIDRLKRSLKQERGRLKSSDPEEKKVAENRIKLIEKDIEDWKETGRKNREIGKGILRKVKKNYPNSKYAKKAEEILSGKKHLEVEPVENPIKHSIWWKIKETL